Proteins from a genomic interval of Lolium perenne isolate Kyuss_39 chromosome 1, Kyuss_2.0, whole genome shotgun sequence:
- the LOC139830127 gene encoding F-box/LRR-repeat protein At3g26922-like has product MSLVQCPTPAGSSDAGHLFDGMPDSVVATEEDRIGALSDDILRFVLSFLPSLESVCTCVLARRWRNLWKSVPTVLIYDEEEARFVTSLLLLRDRVPLHEFLFTSFLSENETPQDVEMWLRYAASCHVRVLRLDVESYDTTARLRLPNMTLVCQHLTALYFSSLKLQGGTLDFSSCPVLGKLQMVNCEIHAEKILCQSLRRLVTYMCIFVADARTRISCPSLTALELSENVGLTPFLESMPSLVTAFVEFDREWSEREELYDHCLDGGYYVGCGEWDCIPCHHIDREGDGCVLLDGLCGSTKLTLISAPTMIICTRDFKWRHIFCNLKTLHLSEWCLAADFSGLVYFVQHSPILERLTVQLSYYGQQPIDRKDETYRPRK; this is encoded by the exons ATGTCGCTCGTCCAGTGTCCAACCCCTGCCGGCAGCTCCGACGCCGGTCACCTGTTCGACGGAATGCCTGACAGTGTGGTGGCCACCGAAGAGGACCGGATTGGCGCCCTCTCGGACGATATCCTCCGTTTCGTGTTGTCTTTCCTTCCCTCTCTTGAGTCAGTGTGCACATGCGTGCTTGCTCGCCGCTGGCGCAACCTCTGGAAGTCGGTGCCCACAGTGCTCATCTATGATGAAGAAGAGGCCCGGTTTGTCACTTCCCTGCTCCTCCTCCGCGACCGAGTGCCTCTCCATGAATTCTTGTTCACATCCTTTCTCAGTGAGAATGAGACACCCCAAGACGTTGAAATGTGGCTCCGGTATGCCGCGTCGTGCCATGTTAGGGTGCTTCGACTTGATGTGGAGTCATATGATACCACTGCGCGTCTGCGGCTACCCAACATGACTCTTGTCTGCCAACACTTGACAGCCTTATATTTCAGCAGTCTGAAGCTCCAGGGAGGCACTCTGGATTTCTCGAGCTGCCCGGTACTGGGGAAATTACAGATGGTTAATTGTGAAATCCACGCTGAGAAGATCTTGTGCCAGTCGTTAAGGCGTCTGGTTACGTACATGTGCATTTTCGTTGCCGATGCTCGCACCCGTATCTCTTGCCCAAGTCTCACTGCCTTGGAACTATCTGAGAATGTGGGCTTGACTCCGTTCCTCGAGAGCATGCCATCATTGGTAACTGCGTTTGTTGAGTTTGACAGAGAGTGGTCTGAACGTGAAGAGCTCTACGATCATTGTCTTGACGGTGGTTACTATGTGGGCTGTGGTGAATGGGATTGTATTCCTTGCCATCACATCGACAGGGAAGGCGATGGTTGTGTGCTTCTAGATGGTTTGTGTGGTTCTACCAAGTTGACGTTGATAAGTGCTCCTACAATG ATTATTTGCACCAGGGATTTCAAATGGCGCCATATATTTTGCAACTTAAAAACATTGCATCTCAGTGAGTGGTGTTTGGCTGCTGACTTCAGTGGACTGGTTTACTTTGTTCAGCACTCACCAATTCTAGAGAGGCTTACTGTCCAACTTAGCTATTATGGG CAACAACCTATTGATAGAAAAGATGAAACCTACAGGCCAAGAAAATAG
- the LOC139833244 gene encoding uncharacterized protein, producing the protein MQVLEKYSRSTDQLINPNKCSIYFGQACEENVKAQAKSILQFTAETFETRYLGLPTPKGRMSKGKFQSQGKLTKRVLQIKNHMAQGGKEVFIKAVAQSLSTYVMGVYKLPLGLCDDLTKIIRDFWWGSEKGKRKMDWVAWEIMLKPKIKGGMGFKDMRIFNQALLVRQAWRLLQNPVNLFVPRYYVLDITQMATFIDTVFSGNASSTWHAIEYGLELLKKGVIWRIGNGTDVRIWRDPWIPRNDYYKTISPKRRCRLKWVSELLNNDGSWNTNLPQIYFQPMDISEIMKIKTSRRNDVDFVAWGPDEKGILSLKERICVRYGTPRNRDGQGSNKQQTR; encoded by the coding sequence ATGCAGGTCCTAGAGAAATATAGCAGAAGCACCGACcagctaataaacccaaacaaatgTTCCATATATTTTGGGCAGGCTTGTGAGGAGAATGTTAAAGCCCAGGCTAAAAGTATCTTGCAATTCACAGCTGAAACTTTTGAAACCAGGTACCTTGGTTTACCTACTCCAAAGGGAAGAATGTCCAAAGGGAAATTCCAAAGCCAAGGGAAATTAACAAAGAGAGTTTTGCAAATTAAGAATCATATGGCGCAGGGAGGAAAGGAAGTATTCATTAAAGCTGTGGCACAGTCACTATCAACCTATGTGATGGGGGTATACAAACTACCACTGGGTCTGTGTGACGATCTCACCAAGATCATCAGAGACTTTTGGTGGGGCTCGGAGAAGGGCAAAAGGAAAATGGACTGGGTGGCATGGGAAATTATGCTTAAGCCAAAAATCAAAGGTGGGATGGGGTTTAAGGACATGAGGATTTTTAATCAAGCTCTTCTTGTGAGACAAGCTTGGAGACTTCTCCAAAACCCTGTGAATCTCTTTGTGCCCAGGTACTACGTGCTAGATATTACCCAAATGGCAACGTTTATAGATACCGTATTTTCTGGCAATGCGTCTTCTACATGGCATGCCATTGAGTATGGACTGGAATTGTTGAAGAAGGGTGTTATATGGAGAATTGGCAACGGGACTGATGTGAGAATCTGGCGAGATCCCTGGATACCTAGGAATGACTACTATAAAACAATTTCTCCAAAGAGAAGATGCAGATTAAAATGGGTATCGGAGCTGCTGAACAATGATGGATCCTGGAACACTAATCTTCCGCAGATATATTTCCAGCCCATGGACATCAGTGAGATTATGAAAATCAAAACTTCTAGAAGAAATGATGTTGATTTTGTGGCTTGGGGACCGGATGAGAAAGGGATTTTATCACTTAAAGAGCGCATATGTGTTAGGTATGGAACACCAAGAAACAGAGATGGACAAGGGAGCAACAAGCAGCAGACCAGATGA